The nucleotide window TGATCAAAGCTCCATGCCGTCATCGGGATTGAGGGAGACCTGACGCGCGATACCACACATCTGCTGCATGATGTGGCGATTGCGAATGGCGCCATCCTCTTCATCCTCGGGTGGGTCGAATTCAAACTCGTTCTCGAGAGGCGTCTGCCTGTCGACCGGCTGAGGCTGCGCCAGCTCCGGCTGAAGACGGCGTTCCGACGTTGTCGAGTCCTCATCCTCCGGTCCCGTCTCGGATACTGGCTCGAGCTCGTCGTCCTGGGTTGGGACTGCCAGGCTGCTCCAGTCATCTTTCCCCGAAGCGTCCACATCCACCAAGTCGGGTGGCGGCAAGACCCGTTCGGTGAACCGCGTATCTTCGTAATACCGTGCTTTCGTCGCCCGGATCGGCGGTGTACCGGCCACCATGACGATCTCGTCGGAGGGCGGCAGTTGCATGATTTCCCCGGGGGTGAGCAAGGCCCTCGCAGTTTCTGACCGGGACACCATAAGATGGCTGAGCCAGGGGGCCAGACGGTGCCCGGCATAGTTCTTCATCGCCTTCATCTCGGTGGCGGTACCGAGAGCATCAGAAACCCGCTTGGCCGTGCGCTCATCATTGGTCGCGAAGCTCACACGGACATGACAATTGTCGAGGATCGAGTTGTTCGGGCCGTAGGCCTTCTCGATCTGGTTCAGCGACTGGGCGATAAGGAAGCTCTTCAGCCCGTAGCCCGCCATGAAGGCCAGCGCGCTCTCGAAGAAATCCAACCGGCCAAGCGCCGGGAACTCATCGAGCATCAGAAGCAGCCGATGACGGTCATCCTTGCCCTGCAAATCCTCGGTCAGGCGTCGGCCGACCTGGTTGAGGATCAGACGGATGAGCGGCTTGGTGCGATTGATATCCGAAGGCGGCACCACGAGATACAGCGTGACGGGGCGCACTCCCCCGACAATGTCACCGATCCGCCAGTCGCAGCGGCGCGTGACCTGCGCGACCACGGGGTCGCGATAGAGCCCAAGGAATGACATCGCCGTCGAAAGCACGCCGGAGCGTTCATTCTCGGATTTGTTGAGCAACTCGCGGGCGGCACTGGCGACCACGGGATGCGGTCCCGCCTCGCCCAGATGCGACGTCCGCATCATCGCGCGGAGCGTCGACTCCACGGGACGCCGCGGGTCGGACAGGAAGTTGGCGACACCGGCCAGCGTCTTGTCCTTCTCGGCATAGAGGACGTGCAGGATCGCACCGACGAGCAAGCTGTGGCTGGTCTTCTCCCAGTGGTTCCGCCGCTCCAGACTTCCCTCGGGGTCGACAAGAATATCTGCAATGTTCTGGACATCGCGAACCTCCCACTCGCCGCGGCGCACTTCCAGCAGCGGGTTGTAGGCCGAAGAGTTCGGATTGGTCGGATCGAATAGCAGGACCCGACCGTGCCGGGCCCGGAACCCTGCGGTCAACTGCCAGTTCTCGCCCTTGATATCATGAACGATGGCCGAGCCGGGCCAGGTGAGAAGAGAGGGTACGACGAGCCCTACCCCTTTGCCGGATCGCGTCGGCGCGAAGCAGAGCACATGCTCCGGCCCATCGTGGCGCAGATATTCCCGCTCATAGCGACCGAGGACCACGCCATCCGGGTCGAGAAGTCCGGCCGCCTTCACCTCGCCCTTCTCGGCCCATCGGGCAGATCCATAGGTCGCGACGTTGCGGGCCTCGCGCGCGCGCCAGACCGACATGGCGATGGCCACACCGATGGCGATGAAGCCCCCGGAGGCGGCGATGATCCCACCTTTCGCAAAGACCGGTGGCGCGTAGGCCTCGTAGAAATACCACCACCAGAAGATGGCCGGTGGATAGTAGATGGGCGTCCCGAACAGCAGGAACCAGGGCGGGCCCAGCTGTGCCTGATAGCCGAGGCTCGCGGCCACGTATTGCGTCGCTCCCCAGGTGGTGGCCAGAATGATGAGGAAGACGATGGAGATCTGGCCCCAGAGGATCTTGGTCGCGGACATGACTGTCGCTCCTTTCCTGTGTTTGATCAGAGGCCGAGGCCGCGCTTGCGGCCGAAGTCCCAATCGACCCCGCCGTCCCCGCGCGCGACGCCGGTGACATCCCGGCCGAGATGCTTTTCGAGGGAGGGGGACCAGGGCACGAACTGGAAGCCGAGAGCGCCGTCGGCACCGTAGCCTTCGATCATCGCAAATCGCCCCGAGGCCAGCGCGAGACGCTGGCGATAGAGGCCGCTGACGTAGTCGCCAGCATCCGCCTTGTTGAACGGCAACCCGGTCTCCCCCGAGAGCTGCGTGCCAACCGCCTGCAGTTCCCGGTCGCGCAAGGTTCCGAGCAGGCGCCGGGCAAAGACCACTCTGCCGCCCCGCTGCTCGGCCAGCCCTTCCGTGACCAGATGATCGGCCCGGGCGTCCAGGGCCTGCCGGACCTCGGCACCGAAGCCCTGGTCCGACAGCGCGAGCGGATCCCGCGCGATGGCCTGCCGGTCGAGCCAGGTGGCCCCGGACGCGGTCACTTGGGCAGCGAGGTCCAGGTCTGACCGGACCGCCAGCGCGACACGACGCTGGCCGCGCGCATCGTCATAGGTGCGGAGCTCCACGATCGAGCCCGGAGCGCTGTCGCCGGCGGCGTCGAGATGGGGCAGACGGATATGGTGGCTCCGGCCATCGACACCATCGACGACGGCATAGGCCGACCCTTTCAGCTCGTCATCGAGACCGCGCTCGACCAGACGACCGATGACGGGAACATCGAGGCTCTCCGCGGCAAGCACGTAACTCGAGGACCCGCGCTCGATCCCCCGGTCCGTCAGAGCCCGATGCATTCGCTTGATGATGTCGCCACGCTCCCCCATCTCGCGCAGGACCGCCTCGGCATCATCCCTGATGTGCCATTGCGACTGTCCGATCTGGTCGGCAACGCCAAGGACTTCCAACCGGCGCAGCCGCCCGATCTTCAGCGCGTGAAACGCATCCGGCTGCCGATCCGCATCCGGCGCCATGTCGAGGATGCGGGAGCGTCCCGCGTCCCGCAGCAACTGACGATCAAGTTGCGTCCAGCGCTCGGCCCCGATCTGTCGCTCAAGCGTCCGGCGGATGTCGAGATCGCTGCGCGGGCCCAGTTCCTGGGTGATGAGATCCCGCGCCCTGTCGCGCATCCCCTCCTTGATGTAGTCCCGCGAGATCACGAGATCCCGGCCGTCGTCGCGCATGCCGCGAACGATCAGATGGACATGCGGATGGGCCGTGTTCCAATGATCGACGCCGAGCCAGTCAAGAGACGTGCCGAGATCCTGCTCCATCCGCCCGACGAGATCGCGGGTGAAGGATTGCAGGTCAGACATGTCCGGCGCGTCGTCGGGCGAGACGATGAAGCGGAAATGATGACGGTCATCGCGACACCGCTCGGCAAAGGCCCGGCCATCGGCATCCTCCGATCCGGGCCCGAAGAGACTGGCCTTCTCCCCGTCCCGGGTCACGCCATCCCGGCGCAGGTAATCGAGGTGGGCTCCGAGGGGTGCGGATTTCCCGCTGTGCCGGACCACACGCGCCTTGACTACCGCGCCGCGTGTGCGGGCGGTGATGAGGCGGTTGGCCTGAATGCTGGCACGCTGACCGCGCCCGAAGCTGGACCGATTGCCCGGGGTGACGCGCCCGGCCCGCGAGACGCCACCGCCGGCCTTTTTCGCGGCAGCCAGAGCCTGTGCGATGAAGGG belongs to Salipiger profundus and includes:
- a CDS encoding conjugal transfer protein TraG, whose product is MSATKILWGQISIVFLIILATTWGATQYVAASLGYQAQLGPPWFLLFGTPIYYPPAIFWWWYFYEAYAPPVFAKGGIIAASGGFIAIGVAIAMSVWRAREARNVATYGSARWAEKGEVKAAGLLDPDGVVLGRYEREYLRHDGPEHVLCFAPTRSGKGVGLVVPSLLTWPGSAIVHDIKGENWQLTAGFRARHGRVLLFDPTNPNSSAYNPLLEVRRGEWEVRDVQNIADILVDPEGSLERRNHWEKTSHSLLVGAILHVLYAEKDKTLAGVANFLSDPRRPVESTLRAMMRTSHLGEAGPHPVVASAARELLNKSENERSGVLSTAMSFLGLYRDPVVAQVTRRCDWRIGDIVGGVRPVTLYLVVPPSDINRTKPLIRLILNQVGRRLTEDLQGKDDRHRLLLMLDEFPALGRLDFFESALAFMAGYGLKSFLIAQSLNQIEKAYGPNNSILDNCHVRVSFATNDERTAKRVSDALGTATEMKAMKNYAGHRLAPWLSHLMVSRSETARALLTPGEIMQLPPSDEIVMVAGTPPIRATKARYYEDTRFTERVLPPPDLVDVDASGKDDWSSLAVPTQDDELEPVSETGPEDEDSTTSERRLQPELAQPQPVDRQTPLENEFEFDPPEDEEDGAIRNRHIMQQMCGIARQVSLNPDDGMEL
- a CDS encoding relaxase/mobilization nuclease domain-containing protein; amino-acid sequence: MPDDREFRIRPGRIRSTRAQQARPFIAQALAAAKKAGGGVSRAGRVTPGNRSSFGRGQRASIQANRLITARTRGAVVKARVVRHSGKSAPLGAHLDYLRRDGVTRDGEKASLFGPGSEDADGRAFAERCRDDRHHFRFIVSPDDAPDMSDLQSFTRDLVGRMEQDLGTSLDWLGVDHWNTAHPHVHLIVRGMRDDGRDLVISRDYIKEGMRDRARDLITQELGPRSDLDIRRTLERQIGAERWTQLDRQLLRDAGRSRILDMAPDADRQPDAFHALKIGRLRRLEVLGVADQIGQSQWHIRDDAEAVLREMGERGDIIKRMHRALTDRGIERGSSSYVLAAESLDVPVIGRLVERGLDDELKGSAYAVVDGVDGRSHHIRLPHLDAAGDSAPGSIVELRTYDDARGQRRVALAVRSDLDLAAQVTASGATWLDRQAIARDPLALSDQGFGAEVRQALDARADHLVTEGLAEQRGGRVVFARRLLGTLRDRELQAVGTQLSGETGLPFNKADAGDYVSGLYRQRLALASGRFAMIEGYGADGALGFQFVPWSPSLEKHLGRDVTGVARGDGGVDWDFGRKRGLGL